One segment of Peromyscus leucopus breed LL Stock chromosome 5, UCI_PerLeu_2.1, whole genome shotgun sequence DNA contains the following:
- the LOC114688472 gene encoding 60S ribosomal protein L36a-like, translating to MVNIPKTRRTFVRHQPHKVTQYKGQDSLYAQGKRLYDRKQSGYGGQTKPIFRKKVKTTKKIVLRLECVEPNCRSKRMLAIKRYKHFELGGDKKRKGQVIQF from the coding sequence ATGGTCAACATACCTAAAACCCGAAGGACTTTCGTAAGGCATCAACCTCACAAAGTGACCCAATATAAGGGTCAGGATTCCCTGTATGCCCAAGGAAAGCGGCTCTACGATCGAAAGCAGAGTGGTTATGGTGGGCAGACAAAGCCAATTTTCCGAAAGAAGGTCAAAACCACAAAGAAGATTGTGCTCAGGCTTGAGTGTGTCGAGCCCAACTGTAGATCCAAGAGGATGCTGGCCATTAAGAGGTACAAGCATTTTGAACTGGgaggagacaagaagagaaagggcCAAGTGATCCAGTTCTAA